In Halorhabdus rudnickae, the following proteins share a genomic window:
- the priS gene encoding DNA primase small subunit PriS, whose amino-acid sequence MEERTRAYLRGRFGDHYRRTAVTLPPDAHEREWGYIPWTASPGETMVRHESLLNLGDLESFLARERPRHVYFSAGRYADPSASSMAAKDWRGSDVVFDLDADHLPSVDPAEATYAEMLAACKDALLRLLDFLENDFGFEDLTVVFSGGRGYHVHVRDDRIQQLEREARREIVDYVRGIGLDPDGLVTTKMRGNVTARALKTEGGWGKRVHESLLAFVDEIESLSDEEAMARLQELDGIGEGRAKTVYGAIEANHRAIEDGNLEAGGPGIRKLVEALTSEVVDTQHAPIDEPVTTDTNRLIRLPGSLHGGSGLAVRRIDRDAIEHFDPLVDAVPETFEGHDIAIEVTDPGEVELAGDSFTLSEGDSIVPEYLGVFLMSRGRAEKGPE is encoded by the coding sequence GACGCCCACGAACGCGAGTGGGGATACATCCCCTGGACAGCGAGTCCCGGGGAAACGATGGTTCGCCACGAGTCGCTGCTGAATCTGGGTGATCTTGAATCGTTTCTCGCACGGGAGCGGCCCCGCCACGTCTACTTCTCGGCGGGTCGCTACGCCGATCCGAGCGCGTCCTCGATGGCGGCCAAGGACTGGCGCGGTTCGGACGTGGTCTTCGACCTGGACGCCGATCATCTTCCGTCTGTCGACCCTGCCGAGGCGACCTACGCCGAGATGCTGGCCGCCTGTAAGGACGCCCTTTTGCGACTGCTTGACTTTCTGGAGAACGACTTCGGCTTCGAGGACCTGACAGTTGTCTTCTCGGGCGGTCGGGGGTATCACGTGCACGTTCGCGACGATAGGATCCAACAGCTCGAGCGCGAGGCCAGACGGGAGATCGTCGACTACGTCCGCGGGATCGGTCTCGACCCCGACGGCCTGGTCACAACGAAGATGCGGGGCAACGTCACCGCTCGAGCGCTCAAGACCGAAGGTGGATGGGGCAAGCGCGTCCACGAGTCGTTGTTGGCCTTCGTCGACGAGATCGAATCACTTTCCGACGAGGAGGCGATGGCTCGCCTCCAGGAACTCGATGGGATCGGTGAAGGTCGGGCCAAGACGGTCTACGGGGCGATCGAGGCCAATCACCGGGCTATCGAGGACGGCAACCTCGAAGCGGGCGGCCCGGGGATCCGGAAACTTGTCGAGGCACTAACGAGCGAAGTCGTCGATACGCAGCACGCGCCGATCGACGAACCCGTCACGACGGACACGAATCGCCTCATCCGACTGCCTGGCAGTCTTCACGGCGGGAGCGGGCTCGCGGTTCGGCGGATCGACCGCGACGCCATCGAGCATTTCGATCCCTTGGTCGACGCCGTCCCGGAGACGTTCGAGGGCCACGATATCGCCATCGAGGTGACAGATCCGGGAGAGGTCGAGCTCGCTGGCGATAGCTTTACACTCTCTGAGGGAGACAGTATCGTTCCGGAGTACCTTGGCGTGTTCCTCATGTCGCGAGGGCGCGCCGAGAAAGGCCCCGAGTAG
- a CDS encoding DNA replication complex GINS family protein has product MDLDEIQSVQSRERQTDSLQQLRDSFYEEAGEFVRALREERERAAERADDPFDAPQVNRLSDDIATAEQTLEAIYERRVGKIVKMASLAAADMPTEDEGLTTEERDLFESLVGSIEQSRNHVFDVLEGETTGGNPDVDTSPSNETDLNRGQPVPEDESQSIEQSPEQRSEPADHLDPESVSAADLMGADGGTPTGGSSEDSSADGEAQSRPVPDEQPPQAAVGESPRRDGGTAPVEPSSEASGMGESTADDDNTSTRSDPTVERTTVRIMDDVGEILGVDDRAYDLTADDVVTLPATNADPLVEQGAAERLE; this is encoded by the coding sequence ATGGACCTAGACGAGATTCAATCAGTACAGAGCCGCGAGCGCCAGACAGACAGCCTCCAGCAACTGCGCGATTCCTTCTACGAGGAGGCTGGTGAATTCGTCCGCGCGCTACGCGAGGAGCGCGAGCGCGCCGCCGAGCGTGCCGACGATCCCTTCGACGCCCCCCAGGTCAACCGGCTGAGCGACGACATTGCGACTGCCGAACAGACCCTGGAGGCGATCTACGAGCGCCGCGTCGGCAAGATCGTCAAGATGGCATCGCTTGCGGCTGCGGATATGCCAACCGAAGACGAGGGACTCACGACCGAGGAACGTGACCTCTTCGAGTCGCTCGTCGGGTCTATCGAGCAGAGTCGCAACCACGTCTTTGACGTGCTGGAAGGTGAGACGACTGGCGGGAACCCGGACGTGGATACCAGCCCCTCAAACGAAACAGATCTGAATCGAGGGCAGCCCGTACCTGAGGACGAGTCCCAATCGATCGAACAATCGCCGGAGCAGCGTTCCGAACCTGCGGACCACCTAGATCCGGAATCGGTCTCTGCCGCCGACTTGATGGGTGCGGACGGGGGGACGCCGACCGGTGGATCGTCGGAGGACTCATCCGCGGACGGCGAGGCACAATCACGACCGGTTCCAGACGAACAGCCCCCGCAAGCGGCGGTTGGGGAGTCTCCACGTCGGGACGGCGGTACCGCGCCGGTCGAGCCATCGTCCGAGGCAAGCGGAATGGGCGAGTCGACCGCTGACGACGACAACACGTCCACACGATCGGATCCCACCGTCGAACGGACGACAGTCCGTATCATGGACGACGTTGGAGAGATCCTCGGCGTCGACGATCGAGCCTACGATCTGACTGCCGACGACGTCGTCACGCTGCCGGCAACGAACGCCGATCCGCTGGTCGAACAGGGTGCTGCCGAGCGTCTCGAGTGA
- a CDS encoding S1C family serine protease — MSPDDVSRRGFLRGIGATAVLALAGCAESPQEETDPLTPERTTQTPLGGRNETIKELDGTNVSRFSEVYRAVRDSVVQIRVRTGARGTGAGTGFVYDDTHLVTNEHVVANAQDLFVRYRTTGWRDATIEGTDTYSDLAVLRVDDRPNVATALPLRSRDPPVGTEVVAIGNPYELSGTVSSGIVSGVDRTLSAPNNFSIPDTIQTDAPVNPGNSGGPLVDLEGRVVGVISAGGGDNIGLAISAPLTRQVVPALIETGSYDHPYLGVGLENVTPAIAAANDLEEATGVYVSRVVADGPSAGVLQGSTGEQSADGGLAPAGGDVITHLAGEPVPTRATLSSVLALETVPGEPTDLRIIRDGNAETVTVDIGARPAV, encoded by the coding sequence ATGTCCCCAGATGACGTCTCTCGTCGGGGGTTTCTCCGTGGCATCGGTGCCACAGCCGTTCTCGCTCTCGCCGGCTGTGCCGAGTCCCCCCAGGAGGAGACGGACCCGTTGACACCCGAGAGGACGACACAAACGCCGCTCGGTGGTAGGAATGAGACGATCAAAGAACTCGACGGGACCAACGTCTCTCGCTTCTCCGAAGTCTATCGTGCCGTCCGGGATTCGGTGGTGCAAATCAGGGTCCGTACCGGGGCCAGAGGAACCGGGGCCGGAACCGGATTCGTCTACGACGACACACACCTCGTAACGAACGAACACGTCGTCGCGAACGCCCAGGATCTGTTCGTTCGCTATCGAACCACAGGCTGGCGGGACGCCACGATCGAGGGGACCGACACCTACAGCGACCTAGCGGTCCTGCGTGTCGACGATCGACCCAACGTTGCAACCGCTCTCCCCTTGCGCTCCCGGGATCCACCGGTCGGAACCGAAGTCGTCGCGATCGGCAACCCCTACGAACTCTCGGGAACAGTCTCCTCGGGAATCGTCAGCGGCGTCGACCGGACACTGTCGGCCCCGAACAACTTCTCGATCCCCGATACGATCCAGACCGATGCGCCGGTCAATCCCGGCAACAGCGGCGGGCCGCTGGTCGATCTCGAAGGACGCGTCGTCGGCGTCATCAGTGCCGGGGGCGGTGACAACATCGGACTGGCCATCTCGGCACCACTGACACGGCAAGTCGTGCCCGCCTTGATCGAGACCGGGTCGTACGACCATCCCTACCTCGGCGTTGGCCTGGAAAACGTCACGCCCGCGATCGCGGCTGCCAACGATCTCGAAGAAGCCACGGGAGTCTACGTGTCTCGCGTCGTCGCAGATGGACCGTCGGCAGGCGTTCTACAGGGATCGACCGGCGAGCAGTCAGCCGACGGCGGGCTGGCCCCCGCGGGTGGCGACGTTATCACTCATCTCGCCGGGGAGCCTGTCCCCACGAGGGCCACCCTCTCGAGCGTCCTGGCGTTAGAGACGGTGCCCGGCGAGCCGACGGATCTACGCATCATCCGCGACGGGAACGCGGAGACGGTGACTGTCGATATCGGAGCACGACCGGCGGTCTGA
- a CDS encoding metal-dependent hydrolase: protein MELTWHGHSTWSVALGDTQLLIDPFFDNPKTSLSPADVERPDFVLLTHGHADHIADVDAFPDATVVATPELAGHIENEHGNETVGMNLGGTVEAGDAFVTMHRADHTNGINTTHEIGSAGMPAGFVISDAEPTQVSDDEATAFYHAGDTGLMTEMRDVIGSFLEPDAAAVPIGDHFTMGPEQAAIAVDWLDVDHAFPMHYDTFPPIEQDADMFAREVNAVGSDADVHVLEGDETFEL from the coding sequence ATGGAACTCACCTGGCACGGTCACTCGACCTGGAGTGTCGCCCTCGGAGACACGCAACTGTTGATCGATCCCTTCTTCGACAACCCGAAGACGTCGCTGTCGCCCGCAGACGTCGAGCGCCCCGATTTCGTCCTGTTGACCCACGGCCACGCCGATCACATCGCGGACGTCGATGCGTTCCCTGATGCGACGGTCGTTGCGACGCCGGAACTGGCCGGCCACATCGAAAACGAGCACGGCAACGAGACCGTCGGAATGAACCTCGGCGGCACCGTCGAGGCCGGGGACGCCTTTGTGACGATGCATCGGGCGGATCACACCAACGGGATCAACACGACCCACGAGATCGGATCGGCGGGAATGCCGGCCGGGTTCGTGATCTCCGACGCCGAGCCGACCCAGGTAAGCGACGACGAGGCCACGGCGTTCTACCACGCCGGCGACACGGGACTGATGACGGAGATGCGCGACGTCATTGGGTCATTTCTCGAACCCGACGCCGCTGCGGTCCCGATCGGCGATCACTTCACGATGGGACCGGAGCAGGCCGCGATCGCCGTCGACTGGCTCGATGTCGATCACGCCTTCCCGATGCACTACGACACGTTCCCGCCGATCGAACAGGACGCCGATATGTTCGCCCGCGAGGTGAACGCCGTCGGCAGCGACGCCGACGTTCACGTCCTCGAGGGCGACGAGACGTTCGAGCTCTGA
- a CDS encoding TatD family hydrolase, whose product MSEEYDGPILDNHLHLDPEHGQGIDAVEDFVRVGGTHLLVVNKPSWMLEDVADDESIFRAVFETTVETVERASEVLPGRAWPVLGVHPALISKLTGRGYTPEEARDIMQAGLDVAAEFVADGPALALKSGRPHYDVGDPIWAASNDVMKHAFELGAETGCAVQLHTEGGEDFNEVATWAEERGLPAKRVVKHYSGGHLQGPTKSVLSDKDELEVAVAEDEPFLMETDFIDDPDRPGAVLGPKTVPRRVEWLLDRGRVDAVRTAHIETPASVYGIDLESTW is encoded by the coding sequence ATGAGCGAGGAGTACGACGGACCGATTCTGGACAACCACCTCCACCTCGATCCCGAGCACGGCCAGGGTATCGACGCCGTCGAAGACTTCGTCCGCGTTGGCGGGACCCACCTGCTCGTCGTGAACAAGCCGTCCTGGATGCTCGAAGACGTCGCCGACGACGAGTCGATATTCCGGGCAGTCTTCGAGACGACCGTCGAGACGGTCGAACGGGCCAGCGAGGTCCTCCCGGGACGGGCCTGGCCAGTACTTGGGGTCCATCCCGCACTAATCTCGAAACTGACTGGGCGGGGCTACACGCCCGAGGAAGCACGCGACATCATGCAGGCGGGGCTGGACGTCGCCGCGGAATTCGTCGCCGACGGCCCGGCGCTCGCGCTGAAGTCAGGTCGTCCACACTACGACGTGGGCGATCCTATCTGGGCGGCCTCGAACGACGTGATGAAACATGCCTTCGAACTCGGGGCGGAGACGGGCTGTGCCGTCCAGTTACACACCGAGGGCGGCGAGGATTTCAACGAAGTCGCAACCTGGGCCGAGGAGCGGGGATTGCCCGCCAAACGCGTCGTCAAGCACTACTCGGGTGGGCACCTCCAGGGACCGACCAAGAGCGTCCTCTCGGACAAAGACGAACTGGAGGTCGCCGTCGCGGAGGACGAACCGTTCCTGATGGAGACAGACTTCATCGACGACCCGGACCGTCCGGGCGCGGTACTCGGCCCGAAGACAGTGCCTCGACGCGTGGAGTGGCTGCTTGACAGGGGACGAGTGGATGCCGTCCGGACAGCCCACATCGAGACGCCCGCCTCCGTCTACGGAATCGACCTCGAGTCGACGTGGTAA
- a CDS encoding NYN domain-containing protein, translating to MGLLDRVRGRRSGGVGLFVDGPNVLRSEFDVDLDNLRMIAAEHGRLASACLYLDEHATPGLIQAGEAHGFGVVTTSGDVDVKLAVDATRAVAEGQIDTLVVASRDTDFKPVLEVAAERGCRTVAIAPGEHGRSDALASTAHESHTLDK from the coding sequence ATGGGATTGCTAGATCGCGTCCGCGGCCGGCGGTCGGGCGGCGTCGGTCTGTTCGTCGACGGGCCGAACGTGCTCCGTTCGGAGTTCGACGTGGACCTCGACAACCTCCGGATGATCGCGGCCGAGCACGGCCGGCTCGCGTCGGCCTGCCTCTACCTCGACGAACACGCGACGCCGGGCCTCATCCAGGCCGGGGAAGCACACGGCTTCGGGGTCGTGACGACCAGTGGCGACGTGGACGTGAAACTCGCCGTCGACGCGACACGGGCGGTCGCCGAGGGGCAGATCGACACGCTCGTCGTCGCCTCCCGGGACACGGATTTCAAGCCTGTACTGGAGGTGGCCGCCGAACGGGGGTGTCGGACCGTCGCGATCGCCCCGGGCGAGCACGGGCGCTCGGACGCGCTGGCGAGTACGGCCCACGAGAGCCATACCCTCGATAAGTGA
- the glmU gene encoding bifunctional sugar-1-phosphate nucleotidylyltransferase/acetyltransferase yields the protein MQAVVLAAGQGTRMAPLTDNTPKPMLPVAGRPLAAHVADAAVDAGADELVFVVGYEADDVRSYFGGSYRGVSVTYAVQSEQAGTADALRAASDELEGAFAVLNGDNLYDSAEIERLFADGPALGTYEVPDPSNYGVVSINDGSIAEIVEKPDDPPTDQINAGAYVFPSKAREWVAVSESERGEYEITDILARVIDDYDVTPVAFDRWMDVGHPWELLEANELLLEGIDRDVSGTVSDAADLRGTVVVEDGATIEPGVVIEGPVYVAAGAEIGPNAYLRGSTYLGEDVHVGNGVEIKNSVIRAGSAVPHLSYVGDSVVGLDVNFGAGTKVANLRHDEADVRVTVKGERVSTGRRKMGVVTGDDIKTGINTSIEPGVVLSSGTRIEPGERVSRDR from the coding sequence ATGCAAGCAGTCGTGCTCGCCGCTGGACAGGGCACGCGAATGGCCCCGCTCACTGATAACACGCCCAAACCCATGTTGCCCGTGGCCGGGCGACCACTCGCCGCCCACGTCGCCGATGCGGCTGTCGACGCCGGAGCCGACGAACTCGTTTTCGTCGTCGGCTACGAGGCCGACGATGTCCGATCGTATTTCGGGGGTTCCTATCGAGGGGTGTCCGTGACATACGCCGTCCAGTCGGAACAGGCTGGAACCGCTGACGCGCTCCGCGCGGCCAGCGACGAACTCGAGGGCGCGTTCGCCGTACTCAACGGTGATAACCTCTACGACTCGGCCGAGATCGAGCGGCTCTTCGCCGACGGCCCGGCGCTCGGCACCTACGAGGTACCGGACCCCTCGAACTACGGCGTCGTGTCGATCAACGACGGATCCATCGCGGAGATCGTCGAGAAGCCCGACGATCCGCCGACAGATCAGATAAACGCCGGCGCGTACGTTTTCCCGTCGAAGGCCCGAGAATGGGTGGCTGTCTCCGAGAGTGAACGCGGGGAGTACGAGATCACAGACATCCTTGCGAGAGTCATCGATGACTACGACGTGACGCCGGTCGCGTTCGATCGATGGATGGATGTCGGACACCCCTGGGAATTGCTGGAGGCCAACGAGTTGTTGCTCGAGGGGATCGACCGCGACGTCAGCGGGACCGTCAGCGACGCGGCCGACCTCCGTGGGACCGTCGTCGTCGAGGACGGAGCCACGATCGAACCCGGCGTCGTGATCGAGGGGCCAGTGTACGTCGCAGCGGGTGCCGAGATCGGCCCGAACGCCTACCTCCGAGGATCGACCTACCTGGGAGAGGACGTACACGTCGGCAACGGAGTCGAGATCAAAAACAGCGTGATCCGGGCGGGTTCGGCTGTCCCGCACCTCTCGTACGTTGGCGATAGCGTGGTCGGGTTGGACGTGAACTTCGGTGCAGGGACGAAGGTAGCCAACCTCCGCCACGACGAAGCTGACGTCCGCGTCACGGTGAAAGGCGAACGTGTCTCGACCGGGCGGCGCAAGATGGGGGTCGTGACCGGCGACGACATCAAGACCGGTATCAACACAAGTATCGAACCGGGCGTCGTTCTCTCGTCCGGAACCCGCATCGAACCTGGTGAGCGTGTCTCTCGGGATCGCTGA
- a CDS encoding TetR/AcrR family transcriptional regulator, which yields MSVIDADPDGDTSTREAIMLATFQALCTHGYAGTSISRIAEEFPKSKSLLYYHYEDKEELLSDFLAHLLDQLESELHDDVDEAPLERLETLLDLLAPHDPSEERIRFFQATMEMRAQAPHEPAYREQFQRTDDLVITVFVDAIEDGIADGTFRDVDAERIAEFILTSLYGTLDRSVLLEDPERLENLRDELDRYIEETLLADD from the coding sequence ATGTCTGTGATTGATGCTGATCCTGACGGTGACACGTCGACTCGAGAGGCTATCATGCTCGCGACATTCCAGGCGTTGTGTACCCACGGGTACGCAGGGACGAGCATCTCCCGTATTGCCGAGGAGTTCCCGAAGAGTAAATCATTATTGTACTATCACTACGAGGACAAGGAGGAACTGCTTTCGGACTTCCTCGCTCACCTCCTCGACCAGCTCGAATCGGAACTACATGACGATGTGGATGAGGCCCCGCTGGAACGCCTCGAAACGCTGCTCGATCTGCTCGCTCCCCACGACCCATCTGAGGAACGCATCCGGTTTTTCCAGGCGACGATGGAGATGCGGGCACAGGCGCCACACGAACCGGCCTATCGCGAGCAGTTCCAGCGGACGGACGACCTGGTTATCACGGTCTTCGTCGACGCAATCGAGGACGGCATCGCGGACGGGACGTTCCGTGACGTCGATGCCGAACGGATCGCGGAGTTTATCCTGACGTCGCTGTACGGGACCCTCGACCGATCGGTTCTCCTCGAGGACCCCGAGCGTCTCGAAAACCTGCGTGACGAACTCGACCGATATATCGAGGAAACGCTACTCGCCGACGACTAG
- the leuS gene encoding leucine--tRNA ligase — MDRSHYNHARIQEYWQYEWGRQDVYECPDGATNPTYVLGMFPYTSGNLHMGHVRNYAITDAYARYRRHQGEDVLQPMGWDAFGLPAENAAEQRFTDPRSWTETCIESMREEMEDLGLGYDWSREFTTSDPSYYRWNQWFFEQFYEAGLVEYDAAAVNWCPDCETVLADAQVEHPHEEGDDHDGASGPDAGPVRTDGVCWRCETPVETRELDQWFFTITDYAEELLDGLGDLEGWPESVREIQRNWIGRQEGARVEFEVPEYGSVEAFTTRLDTIYGATFLAVSPGHDLATELADEEGAVADYLADTRSHDDSGGDPTAGGVFTGHHAIHPLTGEEVPIYVAEYVLDDVGTGAVMGVPAHNERDHAFATAHELPIRQVVEPDRDVDEDVAVEDVAYTGEGVLVGSGEYDGLDSERARNRLLELDCAESAVTYRLRDWLISRQRYWGTPIPIVHCEDCGPVLVPEDQLPVELPEYQPATGNPLEANEEFVETTCPECGEPARRETDTMDTFVDSSWYFLRFLSPNLTDAPFDADLAAEWLPVDVYVGGEEHAVLHLLYIRFFARALADLGILETREPVERLVNQGTVLHGGEKMSTTTGNVITPHEYGPETTRLFVLSAAHPRQDFEWTAKDVGSAYDFQQQLYSMVDAFVDREPTRTDREPRDEYLDRAIDRAIAATTAEFDAFRFHRAISEIRSLAGLLGQYRDAGEPHEDAYRRGLETLAVLIEPITPYLAEELWNMLRCDGLAVEADWPDSAGDTDDYRIERALIDRTREDVRDITEVAGIEHPERITFVVAPEWKFNAYEAVRHADPDEAVVSQALEDDLVAEHREAAGPYLGELEQRRRSLEPVLDPERERALLERAGWLFREEFDVTVVVKPADTTENVELADRAEPGKPAIHID, encoded by the coding sequence ATGGACCGAAGTCACTACAACCACGCGAGAATTCAGGAGTACTGGCAGTACGAGTGGGGCAGACAGGACGTCTACGAATGTCCCGACGGGGCCACCAACCCGACGTACGTCCTCGGCATGTTCCCCTACACTTCGGGGAACCTGCACATGGGTCACGTCCGCAACTACGCGATCACCGACGCCTACGCCCGCTATCGTCGCCACCAGGGTGAGGACGTGCTCCAGCCGATGGGCTGGGACGCCTTCGGTCTGCCCGCTGAGAACGCTGCCGAACAGCGCTTTACCGACCCGCGCTCCTGGACGGAGACCTGCATCGAGAGCATGCGCGAGGAGATGGAAGACCTTGGGCTTGGGTATGACTGGTCCCGGGAGTTCACGACCAGCGACCCATCCTACTACCGCTGGAACCAGTGGTTCTTCGAGCAGTTCTACGAGGCCGGACTCGTCGAGTACGACGCCGCCGCCGTCAACTGGTGTCCCGACTGTGAGACGGTCCTGGCCGACGCACAGGTCGAACACCCCCACGAGGAGGGGGACGACCACGACGGTGCATCCGGTCCGGACGCCGGTCCTGTCCGGACGGACGGCGTCTGCTGGCGCTGTGAGACTCCGGTCGAAACGCGGGAACTCGACCAGTGGTTTTTCACCATCACCGATTATGCCGAGGAGTTACTCGATGGGTTAGGGGACCTCGAGGGCTGGCCCGAGAGCGTCCGGGAGATCCAGCGCAACTGGATCGGCCGCCAGGAGGGTGCACGCGTCGAGTTCGAGGTCCCGGAGTACGGGAGCGTCGAGGCGTTCACGACCCGGCTGGACACGATTTACGGCGCGACGTTTCTGGCAGTGTCTCCGGGACACGACCTCGCGACCGAACTGGCCGACGAAGAGGGGGCGGTAGCGGACTACCTCGCGGATACCCGGAGCCACGATGACAGTGGCGGAGACCCGACAGCCGGCGGGGTCTTCACGGGACACCACGCGATCCATCCGCTGACCGGCGAGGAGGTGCCGATCTACGTCGCCGAGTACGTTTTAGACGACGTCGGGACCGGGGCCGTCATGGGCGTGCCAGCCCACAACGAGCGCGACCACGCCTTCGCCACCGCACACGAGCTACCGATCCGGCAGGTCGTCGAACCCGACAGGGACGTAGATGAGGATGTCGCCGTCGAGGACGTCGCCTACACCGGGGAGGGGGTGCTCGTCGGCAGCGGCGAGTACGACGGCCTGGACAGTGAACGGGCACGAAATCGACTCCTCGAACTCGACTGTGCGGAGTCGGCCGTCACCTACCGCCTCCGGGACTGGCTGATCTCCCGGCAGCGTTACTGGGGGACGCCGATCCCCATCGTCCACTGCGAGGACTGTGGCCCAGTACTCGTCCCCGAGGACCAGCTCCCGGTCGAACTGCCGGAATACCAGCCCGCGACGGGCAACCCGCTCGAAGCGAACGAGGAGTTCGTCGAGACGACCTGTCCGGAGTGTGGCGAACCCGCCCGCCGGGAGACCGACACGATGGACACGTTCGTCGACTCCTCGTGGTACTTCTTGCGCTTTCTCTCGCCGAACCTCACGGACGCCCCGTTCGACGCCGACCTCGCGGCCGAGTGGTTGCCCGTCGATGTCTACGTCGGCGGGGAAGAACACGCCGTGCTCCACCTGCTTTACATCCGCTTTTTCGCCCGGGCACTGGCCGATCTCGGCATCCTCGAAACCCGCGAGCCGGTCGAGCGGCTCGTCAACCAGGGGACCGTGCTGCACGGCGGCGAGAAGATGTCGACGACGACGGGCAACGTCATCACGCCCCACGAGTACGGCCCGGAAACGACGCGGCTGTTCGTCCTCAGCGCTGCTCACCCGCGACAAGACTTCGAGTGGACGGCCAAGGACGTGGGCTCGGCGTACGATTTCCAGCAACAGCTCTACAGCATGGTCGATGCGTTCGTCGATCGGGAACCTACACGGACCGATCGAGAGCCCAGAGACGAGTACCTCGACCGGGCGATCGACCGGGCGATCGCCGCCACGACGGCGGAGTTCGACGCGTTCCGATTCCACCGGGCAATCAGCGAGATCCGGTCGCTGGCTGGGCTGCTCGGACAATACCGCGACGCAGGCGAACCACACGAGGATGCCTATCGCCGTGGGCTGGAGACGTTGGCCGTCCTGATCGAGCCGATCACGCCCTATCTTGCCGAGGAACTGTGGAACATGCTCCGGTGTGACGGTCTGGCCGTCGAGGCCGACTGGCCCGACTCGGCGGGAGATACCGACGACTATCGCATCGAACGAGCGCTGATCGACCGGACGCGCGAAGACGTCCGGGACATCACCGAGGTCGCCGGGATCGAGCACCCCGAACGGATCACGTTCGTCGTCGCCCCCGAGTGGAAGTTCAACGCCTACGAGGCAGTTCGCCACGCCGATCCCGACGAAGCAGTCGTCAGTCAGGCCCTCGAGGACGACCTCGTCGCCGAACATCGCGAGGCGGCCGGCCCCTATCTCGGGGAGTTAGAACAGCGCCGTCGCTCGCTGGAACCAGTGCTCGATCCGGAACGGGAACGTGCGCTGCTGGAACGGGCCGGCTGGCTGTTCCGCGAGGAGTTCGACGTGACGGTCGTCGTGAAACCAGCGGACACGACCGAGAACGTGGAACTGGCCGACCGTGCCGAACCCGGCAAGCCGGCCATCCACATCGACTAG
- a CDS encoding MBL fold metallo-hydrolase has protein sequence MKLTFLGTGTALPTGERNQTGLLVETDDRRLMVDCGSGVLGALATTDRGYADLDAVLLTHHHLDHLADLLPLLKARWLADAPSLSIAGPEGTAELFADLLDVHEYLREHVDPVVTDLEAGETTLAGLDVHARDVSHSMAGLGYRLSPAGSSGPAVVCSGDTVADPAFLSLAAGADVLVHDCSFPDDIETDNHATPSSLGKALSEADIDVETIFLTHLYPQTDGRHQEMLASIGEHYQGEVKFARDGQAITF, from the coding sequence ATGAAGCTGACGTTTCTGGGAACCGGCACCGCGTTGCCGACCGGCGAGCGCAACCAGACCGGCCTCCTGGTGGAAACCGACGACCGACGGCTCATGGTCGACTGCGGTAGCGGCGTCCTCGGTGCGCTGGCGACCACTGATCGCGGGTACGCCGATCTCGATGCCGTCCTGTTGACCCACCACCATCTCGATCACCTCGCTGACCTGCTTCCCTTGCTGAAGGCCCGCTGGCTGGCGGATGCGCCGTCGCTCTCGATTGCCGGCCCCGAAGGCACCGCCGAGTTGTTCGCGGACCTCCTCGACGTTCACGAGTACCTCCGGGAGCACGTCGACCCAGTAGTGACCGATCTCGAAGCCGGGGAGACGACACTGGCTGGTCTCGACGTCCACGCCAGGGACGTCAGCCACTCGATGGCAGGCCTTGGCTACCGACTCTCACCGGCGGGATCGTCGGGGCCGGCGGTCGTCTGCAGCGGTGATACGGTTGCCGATCCGGCGTTTCTCTCGCTGGCCGCCGGCGCCGACGTTCTCGTCCACGACTGCTCGTTCCCGGACGACATCGAGACCGACAATCACGCGACGCCATCCTCCCTGGGTAAGGCACTTTCCGAAGCCGACATCGACGTTGAGACGATCTTTCTGACACACCTCTACCCGCAAACGGACGGCCGCCACCAGGAGATGCTGGCTTCGATCGGCGAGCACTATCAGGGCGAGGTCAAATTCGCCCGTGACGGGCAAGCTATCACGTTCTGA